The genomic DNA ATACAAGAAAGCTAGGTTTTTTACAAAAGAAAGGGAGCGTCTGAGGAGGAAGATTTTTATCCAAAACTCTTCTCTTTCGACGCCCCTTTTGGCAGGTTCTAAAAAATCAAGGTGATGAGGTAGTAAATCAGCAGCAGGAAACCCAAGCCGATACGATACTTACCGAAAATTGTAAAATCATGTTTTTTCACATAATCCGTCAAGAAACGAATGGCTAGAATAGATACTCCAAAGGCGGTCAGCATGGATACCAAGAGAAGGAACCATTGGCCACCTGTAACAGCAGCCCCATCCTTCAGGAGCTTGAAGAGTTTCAAGAAGCTAGCACCAAACATGATGGGAATTCCCAGGAAGAAGGTAAACTCAGTCGCCACCTGACGGCTGGTCCCCAGCAAAATTCCTCCTAGGATGGTCGCACCGGAGCGGCTGGTCCCAGGAATGAGCGATAAAACTTGAAAAAGACCGATGTATAGAGCGGTTTTATAGGGTAGTTTTGCTAGGCTGGTCACCTTTGGTTCTATGGTCTGATTGCGCTTTTCAACATAGATGAAGGCAATACCATAGACAATCAGCATCAAGGCCACGACCACAAAATTATAAAAATGCGCATCTAACCAGTCATCAAAAAGCAGGCCCAGGACAGCTGCAGGCAAGGCTGCAATCACCACCTTAGCCCACAATTGCCACGTTAGTTGAACGTCACGAGCAGTTTTTCCTGCTTGAAAAGGATTGAGGCGGTCAAAATAGATGACCATAACTGCCAAAATCGCCCCCAGTTGGATGACCACGTTAAACATGGAAGTGAAATCTGCACTAACATCCTTAAAGGGGAGGAATTCCTGCACCAAAATCAAATGCCCCGTACTGGAAATAGGCAGCCATTCTGTAACCCCTTCTACAATACCATAGAGAAGGGCCTTTAAAAACTCAACAAACATAAACGCTCCTTTTGGATTTTTATTCATTATATCACAAAATTCAAAAACTATCTGCATTCATCAGGATTGAAATTTGTCAGAATTTTTTATACAATATAAGAATACACACAAAAAGGAGATCGTAATGAAAAATAAATTAGCCATTTTTCTGCTGACCGTCATCAGCCTCCTTTCACTCAGTATCGGAGTGAAGGCTGAGAACAGCGATGTTGATTATCTCTTGGTCGGCATGGAGGCAGCCTATGCCCCCTTCAACTGGACCCAAGATACGGATGAGAACGGGGCCGTTCCTATTGAAGGAACCAACCAGTATGCCAACGGCTACGATGTCCAAGTCGCAAAGAAAATTGCCCAATCCATGGGCAAGGAAGTCCTTGTTGTCAAAACCAAGTGGGAAGGACTGGTGCCAGCTCTGACCTCCGGCAAGATTGACATGATTATCGCCGGGATGAGCCCAACCGAAGAACGCAAAAAAGAAATTGCCTTTTCGAGTAGCTACTATACCAGCGAGCCCGTAATGGTGGTTGCTGCAGATGGCGACTACGCTGCGGCCAAGAGCATTTCTGACTTTGCTGGTGCACAAGTGACTGCACAACAAGGAGTTTGGCATGTTAATCTCCTGACGCAGCTAGAAGGCGCTGATATTCAAACCCCTATGGGGGATTTCTCACAAATGCGCCAAGCCCTTGCATCAGGCGTCATTGACGCCTACATTTCAGAGCGGCCAGAAGCGCTGACAGCCGAAGCTGCTAATAGCAAGTTTAAGATGTTAACCTTAGACCCCGGTTTTGAAGTATCACCATCAGACGCTGCCATTGCCGTCGGTATGCGGAAGGATGACCCTCGTATTGAAGAAGTCAACGCCTTTCTTGACACCTTCAGCGAGGAAGAACAGATTGAACTCATGGACACGATGATTGAGAACCAGCCTGTTGAAACAGATGCAGCTGAAGAAAACCCTAGCTTCTTCTCGCAGGTCTGGGCTATCGTCGTCAACAACTGGCAGCAGCTCCTGCGCGGCACCGGCATGACCTTGCTGATTTCCATTATCGGAACCATTGCCGGTACTTTAATCGGTCTGCTCATCGGAGTCTTTCGGACTGCCCCAAAAGCTGCCAACAAATTGCTTGCTATTGGCCAAAAAGCTCTGGGCTGGCTGATCAATATCTACATTGAAGTCTTCCGTGGCACACCGATGATTGTTCAGTCCATGGTTATCTACTACGGAACAGCTCAGGCCTTCGGAATTAACATCGACCGCACCCTAGCAGCTATCTTCATCGTTTCCATCAATACCGGTGCCTACATGAGCGAGATTGTCCGCGGTGGTATTTTTGCAGTAGACAAAGGACAGTTTGAGGCCGCAACTGCTTTAGGTTTTAGCCATGGTCAAACCATGCGTAAGATTGTTCTTCCACAGGTTATCCGCAATATTCTACCTGCCACTGGTAACGAATTTGTCATTAACATCAAGGATACCTCTGTTCTCAACGTTATCTCTGTTGTCGAACTCTACTTCTCTGGAAATACGGTTGCAACCCAGACCTATCAGTACTTCCAAACCTTCACTGTGATTGCCATCATCTACTTTATCTTGACCTTCACTGTGACTCGTATCTTGCGTGCTATTGAAAGACGTTTCGACACGGACACTTACACAACAGGTGCCAACCAAATGCAAACGGAGGTCCTTCATGACTAATACCATTTTAGAAATCAAACACTTGAAAAAATCCTTCGGGCAAAACGAGGTCCTCAAGGATATTTCCCTGACCGTTAAAAAGGGAGAGGTCATCTCCATCATCGGCTCTTCCGGCTCTGGAAAATCCACCCTCTTACGGTCTATCAACCTTTTGGAAATTCCTACGGATGGAGAAATCCTCTATCACGGTGAAAATGTTCTTGAAAAAGGCTACAATCTGACAGCCTATCGGGAAAAACTGGGTATGGTTTTCCAGTCTTTCAACCTCTTTAACAACCTGAATGTCCTAGAGAATGCTGTTGTCGCTCAGACAACCGTTCTCAAACGTGACCGTTCCGAAGCTGAACGTATCGCTAAAGAAAATCTGAACAAGGTCGGCATGACTGAGCAGTATTGGCAAGCCAAACCGAGCCAGCTTTCCGGCGGACAAAAACAGCGTGTGGCCATCGCACGCGCGCTATCGGTCAATCCAGAGCTTATCCTCTTTGATGAGCCAACCTCAGCCCTTGACCCGGAAATGGTCGGCGAGGTGCTAAAAACCATGCAGGACTTGGCCAAATCAGGCTTGACTATGGTTATTGTGACTCATGAAATGGAGTTTGCACGCGACGTTTCTGATCGGGTTATCTTCATGGACAAAGGCGTCATCGCAGAAGAAGGTACACCGCAACAAATCTTTGAAAACCCACAGGAAGAACGGACACGCGAATTCCTTCAACGCTTCCTAGGCTAATCCATAAAATCAGTCACCAGTTGACTGATTTTTTATGTCGCTAGAAGCCCTCCATCAAAGACGTACTTGTGTTTTTATTCACAAATCCTGCATAAAAAAGACAGGCTCGTTCACACGGTCTGTCTTTTACTGTTCAATGCCAACAGTGCATTGTTTTCAAAAATTAGTTTTCAAACTTCTTATGATTTTTATCATAAAAGTCGATCAATCCCAAAGCAGTTGCAAATGAGATGTTGTCAATCTTCGCGCGTCCTTGAGCAAGGGCGATAACTGACATTTCACGCGCATTTGTTTCTTTACTAATGCGGTAACCCGTGATTTTTTTATCACGAACCCAACCAACTACTGCGGCAACCTTTTCATAACTAGTCATGAGAAACCCCTTTCTTTTTTATTCGTGCATTTAAGTATATTATAAATATTCAGGCTTGTCAAGTAAAATGTTCGGTTTTTGCCGTCTATTTTGCTTGTAGAGCCGACAATATTTGAGTGCGGATGTCTTCGACACCTTCCGGATTAGCTGGAAGGAAAATTGTATTATTACCTCCTTGTGCAAAATTGTTTAATGTATCCAGATATTGGTTTGTCAACAAGATAGACATGATTTGCTCTTCAGAGAGGCTGACATTGGACTCTTTCAATTCTCTGATTGAATCCGCCAAACCATCTACGATTGCCTTCCGTTGTTGGGCAATCCCCACCCCGTGCAGACGGTCTTTTTCAGCTTCTGCTTCTGCAGCTGTCACAATCTTAATCTTGTCGGCTTCTGCCAATTCCTGAGCCGCCACACGTTTCCGCTGAGCTGCGTTGATCTCATTCATGGATTGCTTCACTTCCGCATCTGGCTCAACCTTGGTAATCAAGGTTTTCACGATGACATACCCGTAGGTTGACATCTCTTCAGCCACCTGCTTTTGTACCTCAAGGGCAATCTCATCTTTTTTCTCAAAGAGCTCATCCAGAGTCAGTTTTGGAACAGAAGAGCGCAGCGCATCTTCAATATAGGATTTTATCTGAGCTTCTGGGTGCATGAGTTTGTAATAAGCATCTGTTACGTTTTGCTCATTAACACGGTATTGGGTTGCGACGTTCATGGTTACAAAAACGTTGTCTTGGGTCTTTGTTTCCACAACAATCTCGCTTTGAAGCATACGCAGTTGGATGCGTGCTGCAATCATATCAATTCCAAAAGGAATTTTGAAGTTGATGCCTGAGGTTGAGGTCTTCTGGTATTTCCCAAACCGCTCAATAATTGCCACCGTCTGCTGCTTGACAACATATAAACCGGAAATAAATAGGGCTAGTGCGATGATAAGTAGCACTACAATAATGATGATAGGTGCGAACTGAAACAACATAGTAAACTCCTTTTCTATGCACTGAGTAGGTCAATTAGACCAGCATCTTGTAGAGGGAATCATTTTCATGCAAATTGATGTAGTGAGGGTCAAACTCTTCCAAGCGAGAGATAAAGGCTGAGAAATCGTCGCGATTGCCCAAGGCAATTCCAATTAGAACAGGACCCGTTCCTTTGTTGGCCCGCTTGATATACTCGAAACGCGTGATGTCATCGTCCGGCCCAAGGATATTGTTCACGAACTCACGGAGAGCTCCCGGCCGCTGCGGAAAATTCACAACGAAGTAATGTTTGATTCCTTCATAAATCAAAGCCCGCTCTTCCATCTCCGGCATGCGGTTGATGTCGTTGTTGCCGCCTGAGATAATACAGCAGATCCGCTGCCCCTTGATTTGGTCTTTCATGACATCCAGTGCTGCAATTGTGGCAGCCCCGGCTGGTTCTGCTACGATTCCCTGCTTGGAGTAGAGGTCAAGGATGGTTTCTGAAATCCAACCTTCATCCACACCAACAAGTTTATCGACATACTTTCTAGCGACATCGTAGGTGGTCGCTCCTACTTTTTGAACTGCAATCCCGTCCGCAAACTTATCAATTGTCGGAAGTTTGACTGGCCGCCCCTTGTCAAAGGCCGCCTTCATCGAACGGGCTCCACTCGCTTCAACACCAATGATTTCGATTTCAGGTGCCTGATCCTTCAGATAGACGGAGACACCTGCGATGAGGCCGCCACCACCAACTGGCACTAAAATCTTATCAAAGCTAATGGATTGTCGATCTGCTTCGTCCAAAATCTCGTAAGCCACTGTCCCTTGACCAGCCTGTACGTTAGGATCATCAAAGGGATCAATAAAGGTCTTTCCGCTTTCAGCGGTATAGGCCATAGCAGCCTTGGCAGACTCGTCAAAAGTATCTCCAACCAAGCGTATCGTCACATAGTCACCACCAAAAAACTTGACCTGACCAATCTTTTGCTGGGGCGTTGTGATGGGCATAAAGATCGTAGCTGGAATGCGCATCTCCTTGCAGGTATAGGCTACCCCTTGAGCATGATTTCCTGCCGAGGCACAGACAACACCGCGCTCCTTTTCTTCCTTGCTGAGCTGCGAGATGGCATAGTAAGCACCGCGAATTTTGAAAGAGCGAACTCGTTGCTCATTTTCTCTCTTGATATAGATCTCCGCATCGTACTTTTCAGACAAGTAGGGATCGTAATCAAGCGAGGTGCGTACGACGACATCTTTTAGGACAGCGTATGCTTGTTCTACATTTCTGGCTGAAACCATGAATCTCCTCTTATTTCTTTCTGTTTTCTATTATACCAATATTACACTAAAAATAATAGTTTTTATATTCATTTTTATGATTTTATTTAATTTTATAGCATTTTTTTCTTATTGAGTAGACCAAGATGGCAAAAAGAGTTGGAATCTTCCAACTCTTACTGGGCCTTGCAAGTAAGTTCAACTCTCTTTAGAAAGTCAGCTTAGTTATAGATTTTGAAGGCGTCATCGTCATTGCGGCCAACAAATGGCATGGCCTTACGCAATTCTGCACCGACTTTTTCAATTTCAAGGCCAGCCGCAGCCTCACGGTAGGCTTGCATTTTCGGACGACCAGCCTTGTAGTCATTGACAAAATCGTTGGCGAATTTACCAGATTGGATGTCCGCAAGAACGGCTTTCATGTTTTCCTTCACTTGATCAGTGATGACACGAGGACCAGATACATAATCACCAAACTCCGCTGTGTTTGAGATAGATTGGCGCATCTTCTTGAAACCGCCCTCGTAAACCAGGTCAACAATCAGTTTCATTTCGTGAAGGACTTCAAAGTAAGCCAATTCTGGTGCATAACCAGCCTCGGTCAAAACTTCAAAACCTGCCTGCATAAGAGCTGTCAAGCCACCGCAGAGAACAGCCTGTTCACCGAACAAGTCTTCTTCCGTTTCTTCTTTAAAGGTTGTTTCCAAGAGACCGACACGGGCAGAACCAACACCTTTAGCCCAGTCCATGGCAATATCCTTGGCATGACCAGTCGCATCTTGGTATACAGCATAGAGGGCTGGAACGCCAAAGCCTTCTTCGAAGGTACGACGCACCAAGTGACCAGGTCCTTTTGGAGCGCACATGAAGACATCCACATCTGCCGGTACCTTGATAAATTCAAAGTGCACATTGAAACCGTGGGCAAAACCAAGGGCATTTCCCGCTTCCAAGTTTGGTGCAATTTCTTCATTGTAAAGGTCCGCTTGGATTTCGTCTGGAGCCAAGACCATGATAACATCCGCCAATTTCGCTGCTTCTGCTACTTCATAGGTATCAAAACCATCTTCCTTAGCCTTGTCAAATGATTTACCAGCACGCACGCCAATGATGACGTCGTGACCTGTGTCACGCAGGTTTTGGGCATGAGCATGTCCTTGTGAGCCGTAACCAATCACGGCGATTTTTTTGCCATCAAGGGCTGGAACTTTTACGTCTGCTTCATATTGCATTTTTACTGCCATAGTATTCTCTTTTCTATTTTTTATTTTTGTAGATGCCCAAAGAAAATGGACACTCGACCGGGCGACGATGACTCGTTAAAACTAGTGTTTAAGGAGTCAAGTCAACGAAGGTTAGGGTTCATTTTCGAAGAGCATCAGTCGCGACTGAAACCAGTTGCCCCAGTCCTGGCCAAATTTTTGATGCCATACGGTTGGACAACCCGAAGCAGGGCTTCGATTTTATTGGCATCCCCGGTCATCTGGATGGTGATGGAGTGCGGCGCCACATCAACGACGCTGGCACGGAAGGGTTGAATAATCGCTAGGATCTCAGCCCGTTTAGCCGGTGGCGCTGTGATTTTAACCAGGAGCACTTCTCTTTCCAAGTGAGGAATATCCGTGATGTCTCGAACACGAACCACATCAATTAGGCGGTTGAGCTGTTTGATGATTTGTTCTACCTCGTCCATGGTCGCCACATCGACAATAACCGTCACGCGCGAGATTCCGGGTACTTCGGTCGGACCTACTGAAATGGAATCAATATTGATTTGGCGGCGGGACATGACACCTGTAAAGCGATTGAGGACGCCGGACGAATTTCTCAATTTGGCTGTTAACATTCTACGCATTGAACTTCACCCCCAACATTTCTGCATTGCTCTTACCAGCTGGTACCATCGGCTGAACGTGTTCACGGTTGGAAACATGAACTTCAATCAACATCGGTTTATCTTCTAAGATAACCTTCAAATCTTCTTCCAAGGTTGCCGGATTTTTCAGACTATAATGGCTAATGCCATAGGCTTCTGCTAGGAGCTGGAAGTTTGGTTCATCATCAAAGACTGACTGACTGCGGCGCTTGTCGTAGAAGGATTCTTGCCATTGACGAACCATGCCTAATGAGTGGTTGTTAATCAGAACCACCTTGATTGGTACGCCGTAACCATTTAGGATAGCCAGTTCCTGATTGGTCATCTGGAAGCCACCGTCACCCACAAAGAGGACAACCTCACGGTCAGGGTTGGCTAATTTTGCTCCGATAGCTGCAGGAATACCAAAGCCCATGGTTCCCATGCCACCAGAGGTAATCATCTGACGGGCATGCTTGAAGGGATAGAACTGGGCTGTCCACATTTGATGCTGGCCAACGTCCGTCACGACAATGGCATCTCCCTTGGTCAGCTTGCCAATCAATTCAATGGTCTGCTGCGGTTTGATATGGTCTGGATCTTGGTCGTACCAGAATGGTGTCCGACGCTTATTGTCCAGAACTTGATTGGTCCAGTCTGCATGGTCTGTTTCAACTACATCTAGGTGAAGCAAGGATTCTAGCGTTGCCTTGGCATCTCCCACAACAGGGATGGCTGTTTTGACAACTTTACCAATCTCTGCTGGGTCAACATCAACGTGGGCCACTGTCGCATGGAGGGCATAGGTGCTTGGATTACCAGTCAAACGGTCATCGAAACGGGCACCAAAGTTGATGATGTAATCAGCATCGTTCATGGCCATATTGGCAGCGTAAGAACCGTGCATCCCTCCCATGCCGAGTGACAATTCGTGGTCAATTGGAATAGAGCCCAAACCCAACAGAGTAGACACTACCGGTATGCGGTAACGCTCTGCAAAGGCAACCAATTCCTTATTAGCCTCTGCATAGTTGACGCCGCCTCCAGCGAGGATAACCGGCTTTTTCGCCTGCTCTAGCGCCTTCAAAATCTTTTTCACCTGAAGACCATTAGGAGCAACTGTCGGCTGATAACTTGGAATATGAACAGTTGGGTCGTAGTAAAAATCGGTGAGAGCTTCCTGAATATCCTTGGGAACGTCAATCACAACCGGCCCTGGCCGACCTGTACTGGCAATGTGCATGGCTTCGGTCACGACGCGCGGAATATCAGCGGTATCACGAATTTGGTAATTATACTTGGTAATGGGCATGGTGACACCAATGATGTCCGCTTCTTGAAAGGCATCTTTACCGATCCCTCTGGTTGCGACTTGGCCTGTGAACACCAATAAAGGAACACTATCGCCCATGGCATCAGCAATTCCTGTAATGGCATTGGTAGCACCTGGTCCACTGGTGACAATAGCAACACCGACCCTCCCCGTAGACTTGGCATACCCTTCCGCTTCATGAACAGCTCCCTGTTCATGGCGGGCCAAAATATGCTGGATGCGGTCAAAATGATAAATCGCATCATAAAGTGGTAAAACAGCTCCACCTGGATAACCGAAAATCGTGTCAACACCTAACTGACTCAAGGTATCTAAGATCAAAAAGGATCCAGAACGCGCTTCTGCTAACTGAATATGCTCCAAATTAAGGCCTCCACCCTTAAAATTTCACCATCGTTTTGTGATTTTCTACTATAAAATAGACCAAAACCGATGATGCTGTTTATTTTTTGGTTATCTACTATCATATCATATTGTTGGTCAATGTCAATCAAATATTCTGAAAATTCCTACTTTTGTTCGGTTTTCTTAAAAACTTCTTAACCAAAATTCAGTTTTGTCGCGGTTTCAGGTTCCTTTCAGAAAACTCCCGTATAGTGAGAGCATATCAAAAAAACGAGGTGTCCGCTATGTACTATGTTGTCATTCCAGCTTATCAACCAGACGAAAAACTTATCCAACTCTTGGAGGTCATGAAAAACCGCCTCAGCTGCCAGACCATCGTCGTTGATGACGGCAGTACTGGGCAATCCAAAGACATTATCGAAGAGGCCAAGGCTTATGCAACCGTCCTCCGCCATGAGGTCAATCAGGGAAAAGGCCAAGCCTTGCGAACAGCCTTTCAGTATATCCAAAACTTGCAAGAAAACGCAGTAATTGTCACTGCCGACGCAGACGGTCAGCATGCCGTCAATGATATTGACCGCGTGGCTCGAGCTGCCATGAATCTTCCTAATCGCTTGATTTTAGGTGTCCGTCAGTTTACCAAGGACATTCCTCTGCGAAGCCGCTTTGGGAATATCCTGACACGTACGCTCTTTCGATTGCAAACAGGGGTTGCGGTCAGCGATACCCAGACCGGTCTGCGGGGCTTTCACTCAAATCTCCTACCCTTCATGCTTAGTGTAGAAGGCAATCGTTACGAATACGAGATGAACATGCTGACCCAAGCGAGCCAACGCTACCAGCTGACAGAAATTCCCATTCAGACGATTTATATCGACGACAATGCCAGCTCCCACTTCCGCCCTATTCGGGATGGCCTGATGATTTACAAAAATCTCTTCAAATTTGCTCTGGCATCCTTCAGTGGCTTTATCGTTGATTATCTGGTTTATGCCCTTGCCCTGCTAGCCATGGCCAGTATGCCAACGGGTCTTCGGCTCATCATCGCCAATACCGTAGCCCGCATCACTAGCTCTGTCTGCAAT from Streptococcus oriscaviae includes the following:
- a CDS encoding undecaprenyl-diphosphate phosphatase; the protein is MFVEFLKALLYGIVEGVTEWLPISSTGHLILVQEFLPFKDVSADFTSMFNVVIQLGAILAVMVIYFDRLNPFQAGKTARDVQLTWQLWAKVVIAALPAAVLGLLFDDWLDAHFYNFVVVALMLIVYGIAFIYVEKRNQTIEPKVTSLAKLPYKTALYIGLFQVLSLIPGTSRSGATILGGILLGTSRQVATEFTFFLGIPIMFGASFLKLFKLLKDGAAVTGGQWFLLLVSMLTAFGVSILAIRFLTDYVKKHDFTIFGKYRIGLGFLLLIYYLITLIF
- a CDS encoding ABC transporter substrate-binding protein/permease gives rise to the protein MKNKLAIFLLTVISLLSLSIGVKAENSDVDYLLVGMEAAYAPFNWTQDTDENGAVPIEGTNQYANGYDVQVAKKIAQSMGKEVLVVKTKWEGLVPALTSGKIDMIIAGMSPTEERKKEIAFSSSYYTSEPVMVVAADGDYAAAKSISDFAGAQVTAQQGVWHVNLLTQLEGADIQTPMGDFSQMRQALASGVIDAYISERPEALTAEAANSKFKMLTLDPGFEVSPSDAAIAVGMRKDDPRIEEVNAFLDTFSEEEQIELMDTMIENQPVETDAAEENPSFFSQVWAIVVNNWQQLLRGTGMTLLISIIGTIAGTLIGLLIGVFRTAPKAANKLLAIGQKALGWLINIYIEVFRGTPMIVQSMVIYYGTAQAFGINIDRTLAAIFIVSINTGAYMSEIVRGGIFAVDKGQFEAATALGFSHGQTMRKIVLPQVIRNILPATGNEFVINIKDTSVLNVISVVELYFSGNTVATQTYQYFQTFTVIAIIYFILTFTVTRILRAIERRFDTDTYTTGANQMQTEVLHD
- a CDS encoding amino acid ABC transporter ATP-binding protein — translated: MTNTILEIKHLKKSFGQNEVLKDISLTVKKGEVISIIGSSGSGKSTLLRSINLLEIPTDGEILYHGENVLEKGYNLTAYREKLGMVFQSFNLFNNLNVLENAVVAQTTVLKRDRSEAERIAKENLNKVGMTEQYWQAKPSQLSGGQKQRVAIARALSVNPELILFDEPTSALDPEMVGEVLKTMQDLAKSGLTMVIVTHEMEFARDVSDRVIFMDKGVIAEEGTPQQIFENPQEERTREFLQRFLG
- a CDS encoding SPFH domain-containing protein → MLFQFAPIIIIVVLLIIALALFISGLYVVKQQTVAIIERFGKYQKTSTSGINFKIPFGIDMIAARIQLRMLQSEIVVETKTQDNVFVTMNVATQYRVNEQNVTDAYYKLMHPEAQIKSYIEDALRSSVPKLTLDELFEKKDEIALEVQKQVAEEMSTYGYVIVKTLITKVEPDAEVKQSMNEINAAQRKRVAAQELAEADKIKIVTAAEAEAEKDRLHGVGIAQQRKAIVDGLADSIRELKESNVSLSEEQIMSILLTNQYLDTLNNFAQGGNNTIFLPANPEGVEDIRTQILSALQAK
- the ilvA gene encoding threonine ammonia-lyase IlvA — encoded protein: MVSARNVEQAYAVLKDVVVRTSLDYDPYLSEKYDAEIYIKRENEQRVRSFKIRGAYYAISQLSKEEKERGVVCASAGNHAQGVAYTCKEMRIPATIFMPITTPQQKIGQVKFFGGDYVTIRLVGDTFDESAKAAMAYTAESGKTFIDPFDDPNVQAGQGTVAYEILDEADRQSISFDKILVPVGGGGLIAGVSVYLKDQAPEIEIIGVEASGARSMKAAFDKGRPVKLPTIDKFADGIAVQKVGATTYDVARKYVDKLVGVDEGWISETILDLYSKQGIVAEPAGAATIAALDVMKDQIKGQRICCIISGGNNDINRMPEMEERALIYEGIKHYFVVNFPQRPGALREFVNNILGPDDDITRFEYIKRANKGTGPVLIGIALGNRDDFSAFISRLEEFDPHYINLHENDSLYKMLV
- the ilvC gene encoding ketol-acid reductoisomerase yields the protein MAVKMQYEADVKVPALDGKKIAVIGYGSQGHAHAQNLRDTGHDVIIGVRAGKSFDKAKEDGFDTYEVAEAAKLADVIMVLAPDEIQADLYNEEIAPNLEAGNALGFAHGFNVHFEFIKVPADVDVFMCAPKGPGHLVRRTFEEGFGVPALYAVYQDATGHAKDIAMDWAKGVGSARVGLLETTFKEETEEDLFGEQAVLCGGLTALMQAGFEVLTEAGYAPELAYFEVLHEMKLIVDLVYEGGFKKMRQSISNTAEFGDYVSGPRVITDQVKENMKAVLADIQSGKFANDFVNDYKAGRPKMQAYREAAAGLEIEKVGAELRKAMPFVGRNDDDAFKIYN
- the ilvN gene encoding acetolactate synthase small subunit — protein: MRRMLTAKLRNSSGVLNRFTGVMSRRQINIDSISVGPTEVPGISRVTVIVDVATMDEVEQIIKQLNRLIDVVRVRDITDIPHLEREVLLVKITAPPAKRAEILAIIQPFRASVVDVAPHSITIQMTGDANKIEALLRVVQPYGIKNLARTGATGFSRD
- a CDS encoding acetolactate synthase large subunit; its protein translation is MEHIQLAEARSGSFLILDTLSQLGVDTIFGYPGGAVLPLYDAIYHFDRIQHILARHEQGAVHEAEGYAKSTGRVGVAIVTSGPGATNAITGIADAMGDSVPLLVFTGQVATRGIGKDAFQEADIIGVTMPITKYNYQIRDTADIPRVVTEAMHIASTGRPGPVVIDVPKDIQEALTDFYYDPTVHIPSYQPTVAPNGLQVKKILKALEQAKKPVILAGGGVNYAEANKELVAFAERYRIPVVSTLLGLGSIPIDHELSLGMGGMHGSYAANMAMNDADYIINFGARFDDRLTGNPSTYALHATVAHVDVDPAEIGKVVKTAIPVVGDAKATLESLLHLDVVETDHADWTNQVLDNKRRTPFWYDQDPDHIKPQQTIELIGKLTKGDAIVVTDVGQHQMWTAQFYPFKHARQMITSGGMGTMGFGIPAAIGAKLANPDREVVLFVGDGGFQMTNQELAILNGYGVPIKVVLINNHSLGMVRQWQESFYDKRRSQSVFDDEPNFQLLAEAYGISHYSLKNPATLEEDLKVILEDKPMLIEVHVSNREHVQPMVPAGKSNAEMLGVKFNA
- a CDS encoding bifunctional glycosyltransferase family 2/GtrA family protein, whose amino-acid sequence is MYYVVIPAYQPDEKLIQLLEVMKNRLSCQTIVVDDGSTGQSKDIIEEAKAYATVLRHEVNQGKGQALRTAFQYIQNLQENAVIVTADADGQHAVNDIDRVARAAMNLPNRLILGVRQFTKDIPLRSRFGNILTRTLFRLQTGVAVSDTQTGLRGFHSNLLPFMLSVEGNRYEYEMNMLTQASQRYQLTEIPIQTIYIDDNASSHFRPIRDGLMIYKNLFKFALASFSGFIVDYLVYALALLAMASMPTGLRLIIANTVARITSSVCNFSLNKKLVFQNTDSVSRTGAGYLILVIALFSFDTALLFVFHQLLGINLYLVKIVVGTLLFFVSWFIQKRIIFRERNTFSHEIY